In Gammaproteobacteria bacterium, the DNA window GCCGGTCGATGCCCGTCGGCTTCGCGGCTGAGTCCGCGGAGTGACCGGCGAGCGGTGTCGGCGGCGTTGCCACCGCTTCGGCGCCGGTCCCCCCGGCCTCCGGCACGGACTTCGTCCGTTCCTTCCGCCGGGGTCGAGTCCTTCCCCACCCCGCCCTGCAATGACTGCCGGATGCGGGTGGAGGTGGCTGGTCCTGCGTGTCCGGTTCGCTTTGGGGGTCGCCGGACATGAAATGGCCGTTCGGCCGGACACGGCCCCGGTCGTCGATGTCGCGGGCACGCTGGCGGTTGCGCCACGGCCAGCGGAGCGCCGGTGCCGATCCGCGCTCCTTGGACGTGGCTGGGAGCGACCCCCCATTTCGGCATGCCTCAATCGGCACCGGGGAGGATGAAGCCGGACAGCCCCATCCTCCCCGCCGTTGCGGGGTCACTCCCAACCAGCAGTCCTTCCAGGAAGGGGGTCGGGCGCCGCTTCGAGGCGGGGCATCACCAACTCGCCAGCCGAAGCCGCGGTGCTGCCTAGGCCGGGGCCATGGTCGGGGCGGACGTTGTCCGTGCGTGTGCGGCCAGGCATGTCGGATTTGGCCTTCCCGCGCGGGATTGCTGGACCGGGAGCGACCCCAGGCGAGGGGGGGATGGCCTGCACATCCCAACCGCCGCCGTGGCGTGTGAGGCGTGCCGAACACCCGGGTCGCTCCCGTCAACGGACGCAAGCGTCCGCCCGTCACCGGCCGCTCCGGCGGATTCGTCACAAACGCAACGACTCCAGCAACATGCGGCATCGGAGGCGTGTCACATCCAAGCGCGGTTTTCATGCACAACGACCCCGATGTCACACGGACACTCCTGGATCGGCAACGGGCCACGTCCACGGGCGTTCAAATCCCGACTCCGCCGAAGCGACTCGAACGCCATACCGAATAGCTGTCGATCATGCCTCCGGGGAGGCCCGACCGGAGCAAAGCCCTCATCTCGACGAGGCGGTGAAGGCAGCCGTTCCGCCAGCGCATTCCAGACCGCACGACCGCCGGTGAGGCAGTTGGCGCATCGTTCCAAGCCAAGTACTGTCCAACCACACAGGGACGCCAAGGAGCCAACGTGTAGGTGCAGCCATGCGAACGACCCCCAGGAAAGCGAAGCAGGCCCCAGGCGATCGGCCACTTCACCCGCGCTCGCGTATCGGAGGACTGGTTTCAGCGGCAACCGCCGCTCTCCTCATCGCCTGCGGACCCGACGCGCGCTCCTCCGACCGGATGCTCGACACCGTCGTGGAAACCATCGGCGATACCGGGGTTGTTCGCACGCTGGCCGGAAGCGTCTGGGTCGAGGAGGCGACGCTCGTGCCGGAGATCACGATCGGCATGCTCGACGGGCCCGAGGAGTATCTCTTCGGGCGCATCGGGTCGGTCGCCGTGAACGACGACGGCACGGTATACGTCTTGGACCGGCTGGAGCAGCATGTCCGCGTCTTCGACTCGCTCGGAGTCTATCTCGAAACCCTGGGACGCCGGGGTGAGGGCCCCGGCGAGTTCAGCAGCGCCGAGGCGATTGCTGCGTTGCCCGGCGGACGCCTCGCTGTGCGCGACCCCGAGAACCAGCGCGTCACGGTATTCGGTCCCGGCCCGGGGGAGACGGCCCTGTGGAGGTATTCGGCCAGTGCCGAAACCAGGGCACCGCTCTACACCGATGCCCGCGGCCGGACTCTACTACTCGCCAGCGATCCGACACCCGGGCGTGCGCTTGTCATGCAGATCATCGTTCTGGGTCTGGACGGGACGCCTCTCGACACGCTTCCGGAACCGTCGAACGACTACCAACCGCCCTTCGTGAGAGCTGAGGCTCCCGGGCTGTCGTTGAGTTACGGCGTCCCCTTCACTCCGCGGTTTCTCTGGACCGTCCACCCGAGCGGCCACTTCCTCACCGGCCTCTCCTCCGACTACCGAATCGACCTCGCCCGCAACGACGGCGTACTCCGGATCGAGCGCAGCCGGGACCCGGTCCCCGCGTCGACCGCGGAGCGGGCCTACCAGCGCGAACGCATCGTCGGGAGCATACGCCGGTTACTCCCGGGCTGGGAGTGGGACGGTCCGGCGATTCCGAGTCACAAACCGTTCTTCCGGGAGCTGCTGGCCGGCCGGGACGGGCGCATCTGGGTGCGGCTGTGGACCGAGGGACGACCGGTGGACAACGTGGATCACGATCCCGGCGATCCCGGGTCGCTTTCGATAATCTGGGAGGAAGAGGCCCGGTACGATGTCTTCGAGCCGGACGGGACCTATCTGGGCGTCGTTGTGACACCGGACGAGTTTTCCAGCTTCCCGGCCCCGGTATTCGACGGCGACCGTGTGTGGGCAGTGACGGCGGACGAGCTGGGAGTGGAACGGGTCGTGCGGTACCGGATCCAGACGGGGCGCCTGTGAACCTCCCCGACAGTGAGGCGTTGAGTTCACTGCGTCGTTATCTCAGGCTCCAGCGCGAAGGGCGATCCGCTTCGCGGCGCTTTGGAGCCACGCTGATGGCGAACCGTTGGTAAGTGGCCCCGAGCTTGCTGAAGTCTGGGGTGTTGGTGGTCATGGCGGGCCTTATCCTTTGCTTTCCCGAGCGAACGGGCAACCCACCAAGGGCGACGCCGGGGCACGGAATTGTCCTCCCGGTGGCCGTCTACCCTGGTAAGTAGCATCCCTGTCAAAGGGGTGCCGGCACTGGTCAAGACGCCTCTTCCCGGCGAAGTTTCGTTCGCGCAGATCGTGCAGTCCGTCTTCGAGGAGGAATCGAACGATGGCACGCACGAAACGAAGCCGCCGGAGCTACGGCGCCGGCGAATGGGGCCGGAACCGGGTAAGGGTGTTCCCCGATCCCAAGACCGGCATCTTCCAGATCGAGTGGCGCGAGAACGGGCGCAGGCTCACCCGGTCGCTGAAACACCGCGACTGGCGGCGCGCGAAGAGGCAGGCAGATCAGTTCGCCGCCGGGTTCATCGACGCGCCGAACGGCAAGGCCGAAGCGGAGTCCGAGCCGCTCACGCTGGAAAAGCTGTTTGACATCTACGGTGAGGAGGTGACGCCCGCGAAGGGCAGGCACACCCGGCTGCACGACAGGGCCGCCATGGCGATGTTCCTCGCGTGCTTCGGCAGGGACCGGAAGCCGGGAACGCTCTCGCAGCGCGACTGGGACCGGTTCATCCGGTTGCGGCGCGCGGGGAAGGTCGGTCCGAGCGGCGAGCCCGTGTCCGACCGGACGGTCGAGCGGGACCTGAGGTTCCTGCTCGCGGTCCTCAACTGGGCCGGGCGGTCGAGGGACGAGGAGGGAAGGCTCCTCCTCGAAGCCAATCCCCTGAGGGGCCTCAAGCCGCCCAGGGAGAAGAACCCGACTCGGGTGCTGCTCGCCGCCGCTGAGTACGAAGCCCTGTTGGAGGCGTCGCGGGAGATGGACTGGCGCTTCCGCGTCGCGCTGGTCCTGGCGCACGAGACGGGGCACCGCATCGGCGCGATCCGCCAACTCAGGTGGTCGGACATCGGCCTCGGAACCGGGGTCATTCGGTGGCGCGGCGAACATGAGAAGACGGGCTACGAGCACCGGACCCCGTTGACCGACGAGGCGCTCGCCGTCCTCGACGAGGCGCGGAGGCGGAACCCGGGGATCGGAAACGCTCCGCTGCTGCCCGCGCCGAAGAACCCCACGAAGTGCATGCACCGATGCCTGGTCGCCAAGTGGTGGAGGAAGGCCGAGGCGCTCGCCGGGCTGGAACCGAAGCGGGGGCGCGGCTGGCATTCGCTGAGGCGCAAGTTCGCTAGCGACCTCATGGACCAGCCCCTCAAGGTGCTCTGCGAGCTGGGCGGCTGGAAGACGGCCCAGACGGTGCTTCAGTGTTATCAGCGGGCCGACGAGGACAAGCTCAGGAAAGCCCTCGCGGAGCGCGGGCGCATGGCCTCCTAGCGCAATCAGCGGGAACAGAATAGCGGGAATCGGGCCAACGATTTCCGTAAGTTCATTGGTCGCATAAGATGTGGATTCGCGACCCCATGCCATTTTGGCAGACTTTTGCCTTTCGTCCCCCGGATCGCAACCCCGCCCCATCCCGCGCATCCGCCACCTGACAAAATGGCAGACTCGGGGCTGGCACGCTCCCTGCCACTGCCGGGGCCGAACGCGCATGACAAGCTCAGGCATCAGGAAGCCTGACGACGCGGATTTCAGTCACAAGAATCCAATGGAGAACACACATGACGACCATCGCCAGGTATCGTTCGCTTTCGCCCTCGCAGGTGCTGCGGGCCTTCAACGCCGCTCTTCCGAGTGGCCCGGCCTTTCCCTTCGGGGCCTTCATCAACACGGACTGGGTGCCCCCGGTCGACGTCGCGGAGACTGCGGACTCGATCCTCGTGACCGCGGAACTCCCGGGCGTCTCGTCCGACGACGTCGAGATCCAGGTCGAGGAGAACGTGCTCACGATCCGGGGCGAGAAGCATGAGGAGCGCGAGGAGGAGGACACCGAGCGCCACATGCACATCTCCGAGCGGATCACGGGGAGCTTCAGCCGCTCCTTCACCCTGCCGCGCAAGGTGGACATCGAGGGCATCAACGCCGACTTCGGCGAGGGGGTGCTGAAGGTCAGCGTCCCGAAGGCGCCCGAGACTCGCGCCCGCAGGATCGAGGTGAAGGCGCGCGCCTGACGAGTCGCGACCCGAGGCCCGCCCCTGCCGCGGCGCCGCACAACGCAGGACCCCATCGGACCCGGTTCCCGCCGGGTCCGATTCTCATGCCGGACCCAGGTTTGATGGCATCCCCGGGGATGCTACTTTGGTGGCGACGTTTCTCCGTTCCCGGGCAGGCGGGCATGAGCCCATCCGCCGATCCCGGTCCCGTCGGCGCCCGTAACCCGAGAAGAACCCGCGCATGACCCACGCCAGCACCCGGCCCCCGCCGGGATCGCGCGTCTTCAGCGGAATGCAGCCCAGCGGCGAAGCCCACCTCGGCAACTACCTGGGTGCGCTGCGCCAATGGGCCGCCATGCAGGACGACTACGACTGCATCTACTGCATCGTGGACCAGCACGCCATCACGGGGCGCTACGATGCCGCGGCGCTTCCCGGGGCGGTCTTCGATCTCGCGATCAGCTTTCTGGCCTCGGGGCTCGATCCCGAGCGCTCCATCATCTTCGTGCAGTCCGACGTCCCCGAGCACACCGAGCTGAGCTGGCTCTTCAACTCGGTGGCGCCCATCGGCGACCTGGAGCGCATGATCCAGTTCAAGGAGAAGTCCGAGCGCATGGAGTCGGTGCCGGTCGGCCTCCTCAACTACCCCGTGCTGCAGGCCGCGGACATCCTCATCTACCGCGCCGACGTGGTGCCCGTGGGGGAGGACCAGCGCCAGCACCTCGAGCTGACCCGGGACATCGCGCGCAAGTGGAACGCCCGCTTCGGCGACTACCTGCCGGAGCCCCAGGCCTACATACCGCGCGCGGGCCGCATCGTGGGGCTGGACGGCCGCTCCAAGATGAGCAAGTCGCTCGGCAACACGGTCGGCATCCTCGACGAACCCGACGAGATCCGCAGGCGCGTGCGCACGGCGGTGACCGACCCGGCGCGCATCCGCAAGACCGACCCCGGCCGCCCCGAGGTCTGCAACGTCTATTCGCTGCACGAACATTTCGCGGACGACGAGCGCCTCGACGACATCGCCCACCAGTGCCGCACGGCGCAGCGCGGCTGCGTCCAGTGCAAGGGCATGCTGGCCGAAGAGATCGACGAGGCCTTCGCCCCCATGCGGGAAGTCGCCGCGCACTATCGCGCGCACCCCGAGGAGGTGCGGCGGATTCTCGACGATGGAGCGCGGAGGGCCGGGGCCATCGCCCGGGAAACCATGGCGGAGGTGCGGTCGCGCATGGGGCTCGACTGGAAGCGCACCGCCCGAGCATTGACGGAGGAAACGGAGTCATGAACCTGGCCGGAGTCTTCATCCCCGCGGTTACGCCCTTCGACCCCGTGACCGGAGACGTGGACGTTGTCGCGATGCGCGCCAACCTGCGGAGCTGGCTGGCGCATCCGGTGCACGGAATCGTCATCGCCGGATCCACCGGAGAGGCGGTGCTGCTCAGCCGCGGTGAGCGCAGGCGCCTCATCGAGGCGGCGGCCGGCGTCATGAGCGACGACCGCCTGCTGATCGCCGGGACGGGGGTGGAGTCCACACGCGGCACCATCAGGCTCGGCCGGGAGGCCGCCGACGCCGGCGCCGACGCCGTGCTGGTGCAGCCCCCCGCGTATTACCTGGGCGCGATGACGCCGGAGGCCGTGCGCGACCACTACACCGCGGTGGCCGACGCTTCCCCGGTGCCGGTTCTCATCTACCAGGCGCCGCTGCGCTTCAGCACCCTCGACTTCCCCTCCGGGCTGGTGGCCGAACTCTCCCGGCATCCCAACATCGTCGGGATCAAGGATTCACGGGGAAGCCTGGAGAAGGTCGCCGAACTGCTGGACTGCACCGGGCGCGACTTCGCGGTGATCGTCGGCAACGGCGCAGGGCTGTATGCCGCCCTGGAGCTGGGCGCGGCGGGCGGGATTCTGGGAGTCGCCAACCTGGCTCCCGCCGAGAGCGCCGGGATCTTCCAGCGCTTCGCGGAAGGGCGCACCAGCGAGGCGGGCCGTCTCCAGGAGCGGGTCGCGCCGGTCCACAAGAAGTTGGTGGCGGGATTCGGGGTGCCGGGGGTGAAGGCCGGGCTGGATCTGCTGGGAGGGCATGGCGGAGCGCCCCGCCCGCCGCTCAGGCCGCTCCCGGCCGGCAAGGTCGGGGCGACGGAGGCCGTTCTGCGCCGGGCCGGGCTGCTCCGGCCGGAGCGCGCGCTTTCCGGTTCCGCCTCCGCATGAGGACGGGCTCGAACCGCCTCACACCGCACCCG includes these proteins:
- a CDS encoding 6-bladed beta-propeller, with the protein product MRTTPRKAKQAPGDRPLHPRSRIGGLVSAATAALLIACGPDARSSDRMLDTVVETIGDTGVVRTLAGSVWVEEATLVPEITIGMLDGPEEYLFGRIGSVAVNDDGTVYVLDRLEQHVRVFDSLGVYLETLGRRGEGPGEFSSAEAIAALPGGRLAVRDPENQRVTVFGPGPGETALWRYSASAETRAPLYTDARGRTLLLASDPTPGRALVMQIIVLGLDGTPLDTLPEPSNDYQPPFVRAEAPGLSLSYGVPFTPRFLWTVHPSGHFLTGLSSDYRIDLARNDGVLRIERSRDPVPASTAERAYQRERIVGSIRRLLPGWEWDGPAIPSHKPFFRELLAGRDGRIWVRLWTEGRPVDNVDHDPGDPGSLSIIWEEEARYDVFEPDGTYLGVVVTPDEFSSFPAPVFDGDRVWAVTADELGVERVVRYRIQTGRL
- a CDS encoding dihydrodipicolinate synthase family protein — encoded protein: MNLAGVFIPAVTPFDPVTGDVDVVAMRANLRSWLAHPVHGIVIAGSTGEAVLLSRGERRRLIEAAAGVMSDDRLLIAGTGVESTRGTIRLGREAADAGADAVLVQPPAYYLGAMTPEAVRDHYTAVADASPVPVLIYQAPLRFSTLDFPSGLVAELSRHPNIVGIKDSRGSLEKVAELLDCTGRDFAVIVGNGAGLYAALELGAAGGILGVANLAPAESAGIFQRFAEGRTSEAGRLQERVAPVHKKLVAGFGVPGVKAGLDLLGGHGGAPRPPLRPLPAGKVGATEAVLRRAGLLRPERALSGSASA
- the trpS gene encoding tryptophan--tRNA ligase, whose amino-acid sequence is MTHASTRPPPGSRVFSGMQPSGEAHLGNYLGALRQWAAMQDDYDCIYCIVDQHAITGRYDAAALPGAVFDLAISFLASGLDPERSIIFVQSDVPEHTELSWLFNSVAPIGDLERMIQFKEKSERMESVPVGLLNYPVLQAADILIYRADVVPVGEDQRQHLELTRDIARKWNARFGDYLPEPQAYIPRAGRIVGLDGRSKMSKSLGNTVGILDEPDEIRRRVRTAVTDPARIRKTDPGRPEVCNVYSLHEHFADDERLDDIAHQCRTAQRGCVQCKGMLAEEIDEAFAPMREVAAHYRAHPEEVRRILDDGARRAGAIARETMAEVRSRMGLDWKRTARALTEETES
- a CDS encoding Hsp20/alpha crystallin family protein yields the protein MTTIARYRSLSPSQVLRAFNAALPSGPAFPFGAFINTDWVPPVDVAETADSILVTAELPGVSSDDVEIQVEENVLTIRGEKHEEREEEDTERHMHISERITGSFSRSFTLPRKVDIEGINADFGEGVLKVSVPKAPETRARRIEVKARA
- a CDS encoding site-specific integrase — protein: MARTKRSRRSYGAGEWGRNRVRVFPDPKTGIFQIEWRENGRRLTRSLKHRDWRRAKRQADQFAAGFIDAPNGKAEAESEPLTLEKLFDIYGEEVTPAKGRHTRLHDRAAMAMFLACFGRDRKPGTLSQRDWDRFIRLRRAGKVGPSGEPVSDRTVERDLRFLLAVLNWAGRSRDEEGRLLLEANPLRGLKPPREKNPTRVLLAAAEYEALLEASREMDWRFRVALVLAHETGHRIGAIRQLRWSDIGLGTGVIRWRGEHEKTGYEHRTPLTDEALAVLDEARRRNPGIGNAPLLPAPKNPTKCMHRCLVAKWWRKAEALAGLEPKRGRGWHSLRRKFASDLMDQPLKVLCELGGWKTAQTVLQCYQRADEDKLRKALAERGRMAS